Proteins encoded together in one Carya illinoinensis cultivar Pawnee chromosome 3, C.illinoinensisPawnee_v1, whole genome shotgun sequence window:
- the LOC122303718 gene encoding sm-like protein LSM5, with protein sequence MAANNPSQLLPSELIDRCIGSKIWVIMKGDKELVGTLRGFDVYVNMVLEDVTEYEITSEGRRITKLDQILLNGNNIAILVPGGSPDPE encoded by the exons ATGGCCGCTAACAATCCTTCGCAGCTGCTTCCgtcag AACTAATTGATAGGTGCATTGGGTCAAAGATATGGGTGATAATGAAGGGGGACAAGGAGCTCGTTGGTACTCTCAGGGGCTTCGACGTCTACGTCAATATGGTCCTCGAAGACGTCACAGAGTA TGAGATCACTTCTGAAGGGAGACGGATAACAAAGCTTGATCAGATTTTACTAAATGGAAACAACATTGCCATT CTCGTGCCTGGTGGTTCGCCTGATCCAGAATGA